The following coding sequences are from one Ramlibacter henchirensis window:
- a CDS encoding enoyl-CoA hydratase/isomerase family protein, producing the protein MADTKLLTEIHGGVMTLSLNRPAKLNAIDNDLARELLAAIAAAEGREDVRVLLLRGEGRAFCAGRDITNAPTQEDLVLVQAVARSLVELPKPVVAAVHGWTVGAGLEWMLDADIVIAAQNTRFRLPEASLGVFVTGGLAATLQAHAGLGRAKALMLLGREFSAAQAQAWGLVWDVVPDDELPSASNRLCSQLASLQPEVAARFKRVLNELGLPQFDRAIELENEAQRALGRSANQGRAV; encoded by the coding sequence ATGGCCGATACCAAGCTGCTGACCGAAATCCACGGCGGCGTCATGACGCTGTCGCTCAACCGCCCGGCAAAGCTCAACGCGATCGACAACGATCTCGCGCGCGAGCTCCTGGCCGCGATCGCGGCGGCTGAAGGTCGCGAGGATGTCCGCGTGCTGCTCCTTCGCGGCGAGGGTCGGGCATTCTGCGCGGGCAGGGACATCACGAACGCACCGACGCAAGAGGATCTCGTGCTGGTGCAAGCCGTGGCGCGGTCGCTGGTGGAACTGCCCAAGCCGGTGGTGGCTGCCGTGCACGGATGGACCGTCGGTGCTGGATTGGAATGGATGCTCGACGCCGACATCGTCATCGCCGCGCAGAACACCCGCTTCAGGCTGCCGGAAGCTTCGCTCGGCGTTTTCGTCACGGGCGGGCTGGCGGCAACGCTGCAGGCCCATGCCGGGCTCGGGCGCGCCAAGGCACTCATGCTCCTCGGCCGCGAGTTCTCGGCCGCGCAGGCCCAGGCATGGGGCCTCGTCTGGGACGTCGTGCCGGATGACGAACTTCCAAGCGCCTCCAACCGTTTGTGCTCGCAACTGGCGTCACTGCAGCCGGAGGTCGCCGCGCGGTTCAAGCGCGTGCTCAATGAGCTCGGCCTCCCGCAGTTCGATCGCGCGATCGAACTTGAGAACGAGGCACAGAGGGCATTGGGTCGCAGCGCAAACCAAGGACGAGCGGTGTAG
- a CDS encoding exodeoxyribonuclease III, producing MKIATFNVNGINGRLPRLLEWLEESRPDVACLQEIKTSGSRFPIAALEAAGYHVLWHGQPSHHGVAILARGDIPRERRRQLPGDDLDLQARYLEADVHGITVASVYLPNGNPQPGPKFDYKLAWFERLIAHAAQLLETGMPAVLAGDFNVVPTNADIYNWWPWQFDAVLQPETRAAYARLLAQGWVDATRHLHPDDRIYTFWVNEQAFLRDKGFRMDFLLLSASLAPRLMATGVDREHRGRDKPSDHAPVWIECA from the coding sequence CTGAAGATCGCCACCTTCAACGTCAACGGCATCAACGGCCGCCTTCCGCGGCTGCTCGAGTGGCTTGAGGAGTCGCGGCCCGACGTCGCGTGCCTGCAGGAGATCAAGACGAGCGGCAGCCGCTTCCCCATCGCGGCGCTCGAGGCCGCGGGTTACCACGTGCTCTGGCATGGGCAGCCCTCGCACCATGGCGTGGCCATCCTCGCGCGCGGCGACATCCCCCGTGAACGCCGCCGCCAGCTGCCAGGGGATGACCTGGACCTTCAGGCCCGCTACCTGGAGGCCGACGTGCACGGCATCACGGTGGCATCCGTCTACCTGCCCAACGGCAACCCGCAGCCCGGCCCGAAGTTCGACTACAAGCTCGCCTGGTTCGAACGGCTGATCGCCCACGCCGCGCAGCTGCTGGAGACCGGCATGCCTGCCGTGCTGGCGGGCGACTTCAATGTCGTGCCGACCAATGCCGACATCTACAACTGGTGGCCCTGGCAGTTCGATGCCGTGCTGCAGCCTGAAACGCGAGCGGCCTACGCGAGGCTTCTTGCCCAAGGCTGGGTCGATGCCACGCGGCATCTCCATCCGGATGACCGGATCTACACCTTCTGGGTCAACGAGCAGGCGTTCCTGCGCGACAAGGGCTTCCGCATGGACTTCCTGCTGCTCAGCGCCTCGCTCGCGCCGCGGCTGATGGCCACCGGCGTCGATCGCGAGCATCGCGGGCGCGACAAGCCAAGCGATCACGCTCCGGTGTGGATCGAATGTGCGTGA
- a CDS encoding tripartite tricarboxylate transporter substrate binding protein, which yields MNIHPSRRCVLALLAACAASPAPAQPGLRRPLRLIVPAPAGGTADFVARALTQALHTTAGLTAVIDNRPGVAGAVATEVLLSAPRDGSTLLLSPNSLVTEVPYTIKPRYDPFKDLVPLVELASIGIVLVADADLSVRTLQEMLDYVKARPGQVTYASFGPGTISHVKGLQFCRAAGLDMQHVGYKGSPPALLDVVGGRVPFMFDGITTSAPHVRAQRLRALAVTSPRRSPLLPDVPTFAELGYGDLTQTVAMTLFATPEVPAAAAAQLRRQVLDALRSPELLAAFTTAGLEVAAQQQTTDDLRRAMRREHERTGRILDSIGHTPAS from the coding sequence ATGAACATTCATCCTTCGCGCCGCTGTGTATTGGCCTTGCTGGCTGCCTGCGCAGCGTCGCCGGCGCCGGCGCAGCCCGGCCTGCGCCGGCCGCTTCGGCTGATCGTGCCGGCTCCTGCGGGCGGGACCGCGGACTTCGTGGCCCGCGCCCTGACGCAAGCGTTGCACACGACCGCCGGTCTCACCGCGGTGATCGACAACCGGCCCGGTGTCGCCGGCGCGGTGGCCACGGAAGTCCTGCTGTCCGCGCCGCGCGACGGTTCCACCCTCCTGCTGTCCCCCAATTCACTGGTGACGGAGGTGCCGTACACCATCAAGCCGCGGTACGACCCGTTCAAGGACCTGGTGCCGCTGGTGGAACTGGCATCGATCGGGATCGTGCTGGTGGCCGATGCGGACCTGTCCGTGCGGACCCTGCAGGAGATGCTGGACTACGTGAAGGCCCGGCCCGGGCAGGTCACCTACGCATCCTTCGGGCCCGGCACGATCTCGCACGTGAAAGGGCTGCAGTTCTGCCGGGCAGCGGGTCTCGACATGCAGCACGTGGGGTACAAGGGATCGCCACCGGCGCTGCTAGACGTCGTCGGCGGCCGGGTGCCGTTCATGTTCGACGGCATCACCACCTCCGCGCCGCATGTCAGGGCCCAACGCCTGAGGGCACTCGCCGTGACGTCGCCCCGGCGCTCGCCTCTGCTGCCGGACGTCCCGACCTTTGCGGAGCTCGGCTACGGCGACCTGACGCAGACCGTCGCGATGACACTGTTCGCAACGCCCGAGGTCCCCGCAGCCGCCGCGGCGCAACTGCGCCGCCAGGTGCTCGACGCGCTCCGCTCACCCGAGCTGCTGGCCGCCTTCACCACGGCAGGCCTGGAGGTGGCGGCGCAGCAGCAGACCACCGACGATCTCCGGCGCGCGATGCGGCGGGAGCACGAGCGCACCGGACGCATCCTGGACAGCATCGGGCACACCCCCGCGTCCTGA
- a CDS encoding alpha/beta fold hydrolase — MYTASPIRPFFRPTPIVAIHSSASSPRQWNGYAEWLDPAAPLHTPCLLGYESDQQWTNGSPVTLEAEAEHVLPEVRAQHGVHLVAHSYGGAVAIQAALLRPGLVRSLTLYEPSAFHLLEQDEGSAAHAGEIRAVAGRVALFTLSGRHFEAAQLFVDYWSAPGAWAGMAPTRRADVARRMTKVRAEFGALFHSRMDVSQLHQAGIPVRIVRGEDSPAPARRVAELLHRKLPQSELLSMPGLRHMAPLVNRAELAPLLFPHSLRVEERLAA, encoded by the coding sequence ATGTACACCGCCTCCCCGATCCGCCCGTTCTTCCGCCCCACGCCCATCGTCGCGATCCACAGCAGCGCCAGCAGTCCGCGCCAGTGGAACGGCTACGCGGAGTGGCTAGATCCTGCCGCGCCCCTGCACACGCCCTGCCTACTCGGCTACGAGTCGGACCAGCAGTGGACCAACGGCTCGCCCGTGACGCTCGAAGCCGAGGCCGAACACGTGCTGCCCGAAGTTCGCGCGCAGCACGGCGTGCACCTGGTGGCGCATTCCTACGGGGGCGCCGTGGCGATCCAGGCCGCGCTGCTGCGGCCGGGCCTGGTGCGCTCGCTGACGCTCTACGAGCCGAGCGCCTTCCACCTGCTGGAGCAGGACGAAGGCAGCGCCGCGCACGCCGGGGAGATCCGCGCCGTCGCCGGCCGCGTGGCGTTGTTCACCCTCTCGGGCCGGCACTTCGAAGCCGCGCAGCTGTTCGTCGACTACTGGTCCGCGCCGGGCGCCTGGGCCGGCATGGCGCCGACGCGCCGCGCCGATGTGGCGCGCCGCATGACCAAGGTGCGCGCCGAATTCGGTGCGCTCTTCCATTCGCGCATGGACGTGTCGCAGCTGCACCAGGCGGGCATTCCGGTGCGGATCGTGCGTGGAGAAGATTCACCGGCGCCCGCCCGGCGAGTGGCCGAACTGCTGCACCGGAAGCTGCCGCAATCGGAGTTGCTGTCGATGCCGGGCCTGCGCCACATGGCGCCCCTGGTGAACCGGGCGGAGCTGGCGCCGCTGCTCTTTCCGCATTCGCTGCGCGTGGAGGAGCGTCTGGCCGCCTGA
- a CDS encoding PAS domain-containing hybrid sensor histidine kinase/response regulator — translation MTPAPVAAGDTLFDELTGLLTALLGVEIALVAKVDPQEPGMLQVLSMHRDGGHVRGRRYPLRGGPCEWVLHEGQRTVAERLQERYPEDDGARALCVESYSGLRMMSRDGSPLGVVAVMSRRPLRDPVQLEATLSVFAGRAAAEVDRLRIEEAIDQSRSSYRAIFDASDNAILILDWDTAAILDVNRQACESYGYTAQEMRGFRAGDLSGGEPFTREQARRYVELAREGRCPTFEWRRRSKDGRLYWDEVNVRPAVLGDRRVLLTFARDITDRKNAVEQLQLREEQYRQIFEASSDALFLWDDTMHVVDVNPAGLAMYRFSRDDIVGQGYAPQLPEDYVRERRAIVRRALAGESVAVETFSIRHDGTRFEAELRAMPFSHRGRPHALLAVRDITARRAAEAERRALEAQLRQAQKMEAVGQLTGGIAHDFNNILTSVIGYVVLGQERAEQLEDATLMRQLGQAHLAAQRARDLISQMLAFARRQKGDPRPLALTPLTRQTLRLLRSTLPTTITLDTRYVEAELPADEPWVVADPVQLEQILFNLCINARDAMQGVGGIAVRLGRRDAPDLKCASCHAPVDGARWVELSVSDTGTGIEPELLDRIFDPFFSTKAPGQGSGMGLAMVHGIVHDHGGHILVDTAAGKGSTFSVLLPAADPPGDAPPRERRAPSLVRGDLPGAQVLLVEDDPVVGDYLNEHLSSWGLNVTLVRDPVAALRWLASPPVDPQLLLTDLTMPGMTGLQLAREAHRLRPDLPVLLVTGNAGLVAEDELAASGISCALRKPVDPGVLRDSLISLLHPQ, via the coding sequence ATGACGCCCGCCCCCGTTGCCGCCGGCGACACCCTGTTCGACGAGTTGACTGGCCTGCTCACCGCGTTGCTGGGCGTCGAGATCGCGCTCGTCGCCAAGGTGGACCCCCAGGAGCCGGGCATGCTGCAGGTGCTGTCGATGCACCGGGACGGCGGGCACGTGCGGGGCCGCAGGTACCCGCTGCGCGGCGGCCCCTGCGAGTGGGTGCTCCACGAAGGCCAGCGGACGGTGGCCGAGCGCCTGCAGGAGCGCTATCCCGAGGACGACGGCGCCCGCGCGTTGTGCGTCGAAAGCTATTCCGGCCTGCGCATGATGAGCCGCGACGGCAGCCCGCTGGGCGTCGTGGCGGTGATGTCGCGGCGGCCGCTGCGGGATCCGGTGCAACTCGAAGCGACGCTGTCGGTGTTCGCCGGCCGCGCTGCCGCCGAGGTGGACCGCCTGCGCATCGAAGAGGCCATCGACCAGTCGCGCTCCAGTTACCGCGCGATCTTCGATGCGTCCGACAACGCCATCCTCATCCTGGACTGGGACACCGCCGCCATCCTCGACGTGAACCGCCAGGCGTGCGAGTCCTACGGCTACACGGCGCAAGAGATGCGCGGCTTCCGCGCGGGCGACCTCAGCGGTGGCGAGCCCTTCACCCGCGAGCAGGCGCGGCGCTATGTCGAGCTCGCGCGCGAGGGCCGCTGTCCCACGTTCGAGTGGCGGCGCCGCAGCAAGGACGGCCGCCTGTACTGGGACGAGGTGAACGTGCGGCCGGCGGTGCTGGGCGACCGGCGGGTCCTGCTGACCTTCGCGCGCGACATCACCGATCGCAAGAACGCCGTCGAGCAGCTCCAGCTGCGCGAGGAACAGTACCGCCAGATCTTCGAGGCCTCCTCGGATGCGCTCTTCCTGTGGGACGACACCATGCACGTGGTCGACGTGAACCCGGCGGGCCTGGCGATGTACCGCTTTTCGCGCGACGACATCGTCGGCCAGGGATATGCGCCGCAACTGCCCGAGGACTACGTTCGCGAGCGGCGCGCCATCGTCCGGCGCGCGCTCGCGGGCGAAAGCGTCGCGGTCGAGACGTTCTCCATCCGCCATGACGGCACCCGCTTCGAAGCGGAATTGCGCGCCATGCCCTTCAGCCACCGCGGCCGGCCGCATGCCTTGCTGGCGGTGCGCGACATCACCGCGCGGCGCGCCGCCGAAGCGGAGCGCCGCGCCCTCGAGGCGCAGCTGCGCCAGGCCCAGAAGATGGAGGCCGTGGGGCAGCTCACCGGCGGCATCGCGCACGATTTCAACAACATCCTCACCAGCGTGATCGGCTACGTGGTGCTCGGGCAGGAGCGCGCCGAACAGCTGGAGGATGCGACCCTGATGCGCCAGCTCGGGCAGGCGCACCTGGCCGCGCAGCGTGCGCGCGACCTGATCTCGCAGATGCTGGCGTTCGCCCGGCGCCAGAAGGGCGATCCGCGGCCCCTGGCGCTGACGCCGCTCACCCGCCAGACGCTGCGCCTGCTGCGCAGCACCTTGCCCACCACGATCACGCTGGACACGCGCTACGTCGAAGCGGAGCTCCCGGCCGACGAGCCCTGGGTGGTGGCCGATCCGGTCCAGCTGGAACAGATCCTCTTCAACCTCTGCATCAACGCTCGCGACGCGATGCAGGGCGTCGGGGGCATCGCGGTGCGCCTCGGGCGCCGCGACGCGCCCGACCTGAAATGCGCGTCCTGCCACGCTCCGGTCGATGGCGCGCGCTGGGTCGAGCTGAGCGTCTCCGATACCGGGACGGGCATCGAGCCCGAGCTGCTCGACCGCATCTTCGACCCGTTCTTCTCGACCAAGGCGCCGGGCCAGGGCTCCGGCATGGGGCTCGCGATGGTGCACGGCATCGTGCACGACCACGGCGGGCACATCCTGGTGGACACCGCCGCCGGCAAGGGATCGACCTTCAGCGTCCTGCTGCCGGCCGCCGACCCTCCCGGCGATGCTCCGCCAAGGGAGCGTCGCGCGCCGTCGCTCGTGCGCGGCGACCTGCCGGGCGCGCAGGTGCTCCTCGTCGAGGACGATCCGGTGGTCGGCGACTACCTCAACGAACACCTGAGCAGCTGGGGCCTGAATGTCACGCTGGTGCGGGATCCGGTCGCCGCGTTGCGCTGGCTGGCCTCGCCGCCGGTCGATCCGCAGCTCCTGCTGACCGACCTCACCATGCCGGGCATGACCGGCCTGCAGCTGGCGCGGGAAGCGCACCGCCTGCGGCCGGACCTTCCCGTGCTGCTGGTGACGGGGAATGCCGGCCTGGTGGCGGAAGACGAGCTGGCGGCAAGCGGCATCTCCTGCGCGCTGCGCAAGCCCGTCGATCCCGGCGTCCTCAGGGATTCGCTGATCTCGCTGCTGCATCCGCAGTGA
- a CDS encoding MFS transporter — protein sequence MSAAAWRVALVAAALTALAQGGRQVFGLFLSPLNTASGLGLAWISLAMAVGQLGLGLSQAMIGAWADRSGPMRVILLGSLVLAASTAMPTASLAGPVLFASLVTSVIAGSAVGSNGLLLGPVSRAATPAHAGLAIGIVGAGASLGQLLLGPLLQWLIDGAGWRTALLALAALSLLGLPLATGLRERGDRAVPAQARGSISDALRDRDFWKAALSFAVCGLHVAFLGAHMPGAIERCGFPAALAGPWMALAGAGNIAGSVGVGLLMRRADPGHLLAGIYAIRALGIVGFVLSPSSVAGLMLFGLVMGASHMATLPPTTALISRRFGTDRLGALFGGVMLVHQAGAFMGVWLGGWLAGRSGGDGLFWMIDIGFAFAAAALVWPRGRLTADAAARSANP from the coding sequence ATGAGCGCCGCCGCCTGGCGTGTCGCGCTCGTGGCGGCCGCGCTGACCGCACTCGCGCAGGGCGGCCGGCAGGTGTTCGGGCTGTTCCTGTCGCCGCTCAACACCGCATCCGGGCTCGGCCTCGCATGGATCAGCCTCGCGATGGCGGTGGGACAACTGGGGCTCGGCCTCTCCCAGGCGATGATCGGCGCGTGGGCCGACCGCAGCGGACCGATGCGGGTCATCCTGCTGGGCAGCCTCGTGCTGGCCGCCAGCACCGCGATGCCCACCGCGTCGCTGGCCGGTCCCGTGCTGTTCGCTTCGCTGGTCACTTCGGTGATCGCCGGCAGCGCAGTGGGCAGCAACGGATTGCTACTGGGGCCGGTCAGCCGCGCCGCGACGCCGGCGCATGCAGGGCTCGCGATCGGCATCGTCGGCGCCGGGGCGTCGCTCGGCCAGCTGCTGCTCGGGCCGCTGCTGCAGTGGCTGATCGACGGCGCGGGCTGGCGCACGGCGCTGCTGGCGCTCGCCGCCCTGAGCCTGCTCGGCCTGCCCCTTGCGACTGGCCTGCGCGAGCGTGGGGACCGGGCAGTCCCCGCGCAAGCACGCGGTTCCATCTCCGACGCGCTGCGCGACCGCGACTTCTGGAAGGCCGCGTTGAGCTTCGCCGTCTGCGGGCTGCACGTCGCCTTCCTCGGGGCGCACATGCCCGGCGCCATCGAACGCTGCGGATTCCCCGCGGCCCTCGCCGGTCCCTGGATGGCGCTGGCGGGCGCGGGCAACATCGCGGGCAGCGTCGGCGTCGGGCTGCTGATGCGCCGGGCCGATCCCGGGCACCTGCTGGCCGGCATCTATGCGATTCGCGCGCTCGGCATCGTCGGCTTCGTGCTGTCGCCATCGTCGGTCGCAGGGCTGATGCTGTTCGGCCTCGTGATGGGCGCAAGCCACATGGCCACTCTGCCGCCCACCACTGCGCTCATCTCGCGCCGCTTCGGGACGGATCGCCTGGGCGCCCTGTTCGGCGGCGTGATGCTGGTGCACCAGGCCGGAGCCTTCATGGGGGTGTGGCTCGGAGGGTGGCTGGCCGGACGCAGCGGCGGCGACGGCCTCTTTTGGATGATCGACATCGGCTTCGCCTTCGCGGCCGCGGCGCTGGTCTGGCCGCGCGGCCGCCTCACTGCGGATGCAGCAGCGAGATCAGCGAATCCCTGA
- a CDS encoding response regulator: MTQLTRLLVVDDDVSVRGMLREYMDRHGFAVSEAASGTEMREALDRELPDIVLLDVKMPGEDGLSLARFLRERYDVGIIMVTASSDVVDRVVGLEVGADDYVPKPFDPRELLARVKSVLRRIQAKPDTAAAPAPNAPAAEPARQAVGRCMLDLDARRLFDQDGGELPLTGMEFDLLKVFLANANRVLSRDQLLLNTRNREWEPFDRSIDIRIARLRRKIEPDPAGEPRFIRTVRNAGYVFVPDGR; the protein is encoded by the coding sequence ATGACGCAGCTCACCCGTTTGCTGGTCGTGGACGACGATGTCTCGGTGCGCGGGATGCTGCGCGAGTACATGGACCGGCACGGCTTCGCGGTGAGCGAGGCCGCGTCGGGAACCGAGATGCGCGAGGCACTCGACCGCGAGCTGCCGGACATCGTGCTGCTGGACGTGAAGATGCCGGGCGAGGACGGCCTGTCGCTCGCGCGCTTCCTGCGCGAGCGCTACGACGTCGGCATCATCATGGTGACGGCGTCCAGCGACGTCGTTGACCGCGTGGTCGGGCTGGAAGTCGGCGCCGACGACTACGTCCCCAAGCCCTTCGATCCGCGCGAACTGCTCGCGCGCGTCAAGAGCGTGCTGCGGCGGATCCAGGCCAAGCCCGACACGGCGGCGGCGCCTGCGCCGAATGCGCCGGCGGCCGAGCCCGCGCGGCAGGCCGTCGGCCGCTGCATGCTCGACCTGGACGCGCGCCGCCTGTTCGACCAGGACGGGGGCGAGCTGCCGCTGACGGGGATGGAGTTCGACCTGCTCAAGGTGTTCCTGGCCAATGCCAACCGGGTGCTCTCGCGCGACCAGCTGCTGCTGAACACGCGCAACCGCGAATGGGAGCCGTTCGACCGCTCGATCGACATCCGCATCGCGCGGCTGCGCCGCAAGATCGAGCCGGATCCGGCCGGCGAGCCGCGTTTCATCCGCACGGTGCGCAACGCGGGCTACGTCTTCGTGCCTGACGGGCGCTGA
- a CDS encoding DnaJ C-terminal domain-containing protein: MDDCYRELGVAPGSSDAEVKAAWRRLAARWHPDRNDSPDALRKIQRINRALEEIRRSKQAATEEEDEQPAPQHEAPVEHTVDLSLEEVAGGCVRELRGEVVDECADCAGTGLQPHPTACPECDGTGRVRQALWFAWMSPTTECGACRGLGSTRQGCRACDASGKAPARKYRCRVELPPGLRGGSVLNVSARVQGRGQQGRPLPLRVHVQLKAHEFFHVQPDGTLTCELPVDGFAWIAGRWIDVPTPRGLQQMRLRRGTLNYRIKGAGLPWQDAAECGDCIVTVVPLFPQEFSPQQEAAIDRLVAGNTGAAGTEAGDRMAAWKRRLTSWRARIGGATAQP, from the coding sequence GTGGACGACTGCTACCGGGAACTCGGCGTCGCGCCGGGGTCGAGCGACGCCGAGGTGAAGGCCGCCTGGCGCCGCCTGGCCGCGCGCTGGCACCCTGACCGCAACGACAGCCCCGATGCGCTCCGCAAGATCCAGCGCATCAACCGGGCGCTGGAGGAGATCCGCCGGTCCAAGCAGGCGGCCACGGAGGAAGAAGACGAGCAGCCCGCCCCGCAGCACGAGGCGCCCGTGGAGCACACGGTCGACCTGTCGCTGGAGGAGGTGGCCGGCGGCTGCGTGCGTGAGCTGCGGGGCGAGGTGGTCGACGAGTGCGCCGACTGCGCAGGCACGGGCCTGCAACCCCATCCCACGGCCTGCCCCGAATGCGATGGAACGGGGCGCGTGCGGCAGGCTCTCTGGTTCGCCTGGATGTCGCCGACCACCGAATGCGGCGCCTGCCGCGGGCTCGGGAGCACGCGCCAGGGCTGCAGGGCCTGCGACGCGAGCGGCAAGGCGCCCGCGAGGAAGTACCGCTGCCGCGTCGAGCTGCCGCCGGGCCTGCGGGGCGGCAGCGTGCTCAACGTGTCGGCCCGGGTGCAGGGCAGGGGACAGCAGGGGCGGCCTCTGCCGCTGCGCGTGCACGTGCAGTTGAAGGCGCACGAGTTCTTCCACGTCCAGCCCGACGGGACGCTGACGTGCGAGCTGCCCGTCGATGGCTTCGCCTGGATCGCCGGCCGCTGGATCGACGTGCCGACGCCGCGAGGGCTGCAGCAGATGCGGCTGCGGCGGGGAACCCTGAACTACCGCATCAAAGGGGCCGGGCTGCCCTGGCAGGACGCGGCGGAATGTGGGGATTGCATCGTCACCGTCGTCCCGCTGTTCCCGCAGGAGTTCAGTCCGCAGCAGGAGGCCGCCATCGACCGCCTGGTGGCCGGCAACACCGGGGCGGCCGGCACGGAAGCGGGCGATCGCATGGCCGCCTGGAAGCGTCGATTGACGAGCTGGCGGGCCAGGATCGGCGGCGCGACGGCGCAGCCTTGA
- a CDS encoding MBL fold metallo-hydrolase — MFRRALISSAVVLAACGTPPAPPTQATVDAHVARARELAGTDLQFLMPVCQPQPAQRAAPGDPAIEQMLQRQIARPAPEPAQVFDNLYYVGSAWVSAWVIKTSQGLILIDALNNALEAGGLIENGMRKLGLDPAQIKYLVVTHGHGDHYGGANMLVEKYKMRVVASALDWQMMETQLEFDSPQWGRPPKRDMAVNDGDKLTLGDTTITFYVTPGHTLGTLSPMIEAKAGGRTHKALMWGGTSFNFGKDFGRLDSYIAQTERMRGVVKREPVDTFLSNHPGWDGTVENLAAIRKDPSGRNPYVRGPEAVDRALRTLGECARAQRVRFMLA; from the coding sequence ATGTTCCGTCGCGCCCTGATCTCCAGCGCCGTGGTGCTCGCCGCCTGCGGCACCCCGCCTGCGCCGCCGACGCAGGCGACCGTCGACGCGCATGTCGCACGAGCCCGCGAGCTGGCGGGCACCGACCTGCAGTTCCTGATGCCCGTGTGCCAGCCGCAGCCCGCGCAGCGCGCCGCACCGGGCGACCCGGCCATCGAGCAGATGCTGCAGCGCCAGATCGCCCGGCCCGCGCCGGAGCCGGCCCAGGTGTTCGACAACCTCTACTACGTGGGATCGGCCTGGGTCAGTGCGTGGGTGATCAAGACCAGCCAGGGGCTGATCCTGATCGACGCCTTGAACAACGCGCTCGAAGCCGGCGGCCTGATCGAGAACGGGATGCGCAAGCTCGGGCTGGACCCGGCGCAGATCAAGTACCTGGTGGTCACCCACGGACACGGCGACCACTACGGCGGCGCGAACATGCTGGTGGAGAAATACAAGATGCGCGTCGTCGCCAGCGCGCTCGACTGGCAGATGATGGAAACCCAGCTGGAATTCGATTCGCCGCAGTGGGGACGACCCCCCAAGCGCGACATGGCGGTCAACGACGGCGACAAGCTCACGCTGGGAGACACCACCATCACGTTCTACGTCACGCCGGGGCATACGCTCGGAACGCTGTCTCCCATGATCGAGGCGAAGGCGGGAGGCCGCACCCACAAGGCCTTGATGTGGGGCGGCACGTCGTTCAACTTCGGCAAGGACTTCGGCCGGCTCGACTCGTACATCGCCCAGACCGAACGCATGCGCGGTGTCGTGAAGCGCGAGCCGGTCGACACCTTCCTGAGCAACCACCCGGGCTGGGATGGAACGGTCGAGAACCTCGCCGCGATCCGGAAGGACCCGAGCGGCCGCAATCCCTATGTGCGCGGGCCCGAGGCCGTCGACCGCGCGCTGCGCACGCTCGGGGAATGCGCGCGGGCGCAGCGGGTGCGGTTCATGCTGGCGTGA
- a CDS encoding ABC transporter substrate-binding protein, with protein sequence MSLSPDIVRAFAPTGRLRASINTGNPILAAADAANGARGVSVDLARGFATMLGVELELVVFETAGKSVDAVTQEQADIGFFAIDPKRGEGIRFTAPYVLIEGCYAVREDSPLTSNEEVDRPGTTVVVGKGSAYDLFLSRELKQATILHAPSSPAVVEQFLQQGADVAAGVKQQLEADALRLGGMRLLPGRFMVIQQAMGCPRSRGEAAAAVLAAYVEEAKAGGEVAAALQRHGITGAAVAPAAR encoded by the coding sequence ATGAGCCTTTCCCCCGACATCGTTCGCGCGTTCGCGCCCACCGGCCGCCTGCGCGCTTCCATCAATACCGGCAACCCCATCCTCGCCGCGGCAGATGCCGCAAATGGAGCCAGGGGTGTGTCGGTGGACCTGGCCCGCGGCTTCGCCACGATGCTCGGTGTCGAGCTGGAACTGGTCGTGTTCGAGACAGCCGGCAAGTCGGTGGATGCCGTGACGCAGGAGCAGGCGGACATCGGCTTCTTCGCCATCGACCCGAAGCGCGGCGAAGGCATCCGCTTCACTGCGCCCTATGTGCTGATCGAGGGCTGCTATGCGGTGCGCGAGGACTCGCCACTGACATCGAACGAGGAGGTGGACCGGCCCGGCACCACCGTGGTTGTCGGCAAGGGCAGTGCGTACGACCTGTTCCTCTCGCGCGAGTTGAAGCAGGCGACGATCCTGCACGCACCCAGTTCGCCTGCGGTGGTCGAGCAGTTCCTGCAGCAGGGCGCGGATGTCGCAGCGGGCGTGAAGCAGCAGCTCGAGGCGGACGCGCTCCGTCTGGGCGGCATGCGCCTGCTGCCCGGCCGCTTCATGGTGATCCAGCAGGCGATGGGCTGCCCCCGCAGCCGCGGCGAGGCCGCCGCCGCGGTGCTCGCCGCCTATGTGGAAGAGGCCAAGGCCGGCGGCGAAGTCGCAGCCGCCTTGCAACGGCACGGGATCACGGGCGCGGCCGTGGCACCCGCGGCACGCTGA